A genome region from Microbacterium sp. CGR2 includes the following:
- a CDS encoding RDD family protein has translation MTQPAFAQIAPISRRAIGYLIDALIAGGLTIVLGGLLIVIATLSGSAQGMLATLAIGGPLVSLLLLGWFVVYTLMQAGKGSIGMRAQGLRLVSARDDLPLGFGRTLLRNIIFGLSASIVVGYFTPLFDGSGRFQGWHDKVAGSLMLDARAAASPAGTASASASGSSSGLAPAAAAGQQFASGRPGPPLRPGAPAIPGIPQPASPAAPAQPATPSFGAPAAAAQAPAAQGVGQPMPAAPAAPAFPTPSLPPTPPRPTVPAESQADSGSLIAFVPGITQDAPPPRVAPVPAESDLDVTVRQPAGFPSAAPSSAPSVPVAPAASAPPASVAPAAAGPVAPTVAESVAPAASEPVAPEAEDLEDTRISIPGHRLVFTWDDGTRISVSRRTIFGRNPAPEEGAMLVPVRDETLSLSKTHFEAAAEPAGGWVLDRHSTNGMTIVREGQRIACPAGQRVPVRLGDAIEIGDRIVTIGGYA, from the coding sequence ATGACGCAGCCCGCGTTCGCCCAGATCGCGCCGATCTCCCGCCGCGCCATCGGCTACCTCATCGACGCTCTCATCGCGGGCGGGCTGACGATCGTGCTCGGTGGCCTCCTGATCGTCATCGCGACCCTCAGCGGCAGCGCTCAGGGGATGCTCGCGACGCTCGCGATCGGCGGGCCGCTGGTCTCGCTGCTGCTGTTGGGCTGGTTCGTGGTCTACACCCTGATGCAGGCGGGCAAGGGCTCGATCGGAATGCGCGCGCAGGGGCTGCGCCTTGTCTCCGCCCGCGACGACCTGCCGCTGGGCTTCGGGCGGACTCTGCTGCGCAACATCATCTTCGGCCTGTCGGCCTCGATCGTCGTAGGCTACTTCACCCCTCTGTTCGACGGTTCGGGTCGTTTCCAGGGCTGGCACGACAAGGTCGCCGGCTCGCTGATGCTGGATGCTCGTGCTGCGGCGTCTCCCGCCGGAACGGCGTCTGCGTCGGCATCGGGTTCGTCATCGGGGCTCGCGCCTGCCGCCGCAGCGGGACAGCAGTTCGCTTCCGGACGCCCCGGGCCGCCGCTTCGTCCCGGTGCTCCCGCGATTCCCGGCATCCCGCAACCCGCCTCGCCCGCTGCCCCCGCGCAGCCGGCGACGCCCTCTTTTGGTGCTCCTGCAGCTGCGGCGCAGGCCCCCGCTGCACAGGGCGTCGGCCAGCCGATGCCCGCCGCCCCGGCTGCGCCGGCGTTTCCGACCCCGTCGCTTCCGCCCACGCCTCCGCGCCCGACGGTGCCGGCGGAATCGCAGGCCGACTCCGGTTCCCTGATCGCCTTCGTTCCCGGCATCACACAGGATGCTCCGCCTCCGCGTGTTGCTCCGGTGCCGGCCGAGTCCGACCTCGATGTCACCGTCAGGCAGCCGGCGGGCTTCCCATCCGCGGCACCTTCCTCTGCGCCGAGCGTGCCCGTCGCGCCCGCCGCTTCCGCTCCGCCTGCGTCTGTCGCGCCGGCCGCCGCTGGGCCTGTCGCGCCGACCGTCGCTGAGTCTGTCGCCCCGGCCGCTTCCGAGCCTGTCGCGCCCGAGGCGGAGGACCTCGAAGACACCCGGATCAGCATCCCGGGCCATCGACTCGTGTTCACCTGGGACGACGGAACGCGCATCTCGGTCTCCCGCCGCACGATCTTCGGTCGCAATCCCGCTCCGGAAGAGGGCGCGATGCTCGTCCCGGTCCGCGACGAGACTCTCTCACTCTCCAAGACGCACTTCGAAGCGGCGGCGGAGCCTGCCGGGGGCTGGGTCCTCGATCGGCATTCGACCAACGGGATGACGATCGTCCGCGAAGGGCAGCGCATCGCGTGCCCTGCGGGTCAGCGGGTCCCGGTGCGGCTCGGTGATGCGATCGAGATCGGCGACCGCATCGTGACGATCGGGGGATACGCGTGA
- a CDS encoding PP2C family serine/threonine-protein phosphatase: MRPALLVSTGSATHPGLRRALNEDAHLASAPVFVVADGMGGHEAGERASAAVIAEFSGSVGRASLELDDVRLALSRARASVEELSTSGNGRAGTTLSGVVIASVDGMGYWLAVNIGDSRTYRLTDGELEQISVDHSVVQELIESGELSVEDAATDRRRNIITRAIGASSTGDADYWLFPAELGDRIMVCSDGLTSEVADARIREVLQSSPDPQEAADILVAEAVSAGGRDNITVVVVDAVSVASRPGTLMETDSDIDMDTRPREAAAGGVR, translated from the coding sequence GTGAGGCCCGCGCTCCTCGTCTCGACGGGGTCGGCCACGCATCCGGGGCTCCGTCGCGCTCTCAACGAGGACGCGCATCTCGCGAGCGCGCCGGTGTTCGTGGTCGCCGACGGCATGGGCGGCCACGAGGCAGGCGAGCGCGCGAGTGCGGCAGTGATCGCGGAGTTCTCCGGCTCGGTCGGACGCGCCTCCCTCGAGCTCGACGATGTGCGGCTCGCTCTCTCGCGGGCACGCGCGAGCGTCGAGGAGCTGTCGACCTCGGGCAACGGCCGCGCGGGCACGACGCTGAGCGGCGTCGTCATCGCGTCGGTCGACGGCATGGGGTACTGGTTGGCGGTGAACATCGGCGATTCGCGCACCTATCGACTCACCGACGGCGAGCTGGAGCAGATCAGCGTCGACCACTCCGTCGTGCAGGAGCTGATCGAGTCGGGCGAACTCAGCGTGGAAGACGCAGCGACCGATCGCCGACGCAACATCATCACCCGGGCCATCGGCGCCAGCAGCACGGGAGACGCCGACTATTGGCTGTTCCCGGCGGAGCTCGGCGATCGGATCATGGTGTGCTCCGACGGCCTCACTTCGGAAGTCGCGGATGCCCGCATCCGCGAGGTGCTGCAGAGCTCGCCAGACCCGCAGGAAGCGGCCGACATCCTCGTCGCGGAGGCGGTCAGCGCAGGCGGCAGGGACAACATCACCGTCGTCGTGGTGGATGCCGTCTCGGTCGCCTCGCGACCGGGAACGCTCATGGAGACCGACTCCGACATCGATATGGACACGCGACCGCGTGAAGCCGCAGCAGGAGGGGTTCGCTGA
- a CDS encoding FHA domain-containing protein, giving the protein MQTIYRPGQWYLMVIPGALVALPPDVPGDVVARLWARMPEQKTLAAVIDVLTAGTGGSFAALPPFVAAVAEGTDMRIALRGGVAARVSTDTESLELSGAEVTTWSERFVGGATRVEITVEGVAGDAALPVHSGIVRAAAVSAELEAGDDSPLAGNAGPAPVIERAESGASSGALNGTPAPLLALFGAGALATPSAAAAGSDDAPAAEAHGSDAAADEQASEKEPADASAVPEPQVDPAAESAAEPESASEPESAPEPEPEPEPEPESAPASEPLVDGVTMVPTDVTIAPTSDDDFDQLFGATVHSAPSAAAALPGTPPPLPPAVFAEGDHDGATISAAELRARRQQAPAGNDAPTEVLPVSPGPTGVTGRVRVSTGQVVTLDRTVIIGRRPRSTRASGANLPHLVAVDSPQQDISRSHLEIRPEADTVVVVDLHTTNGSTLIRPGSDPMRLHPGEQTLVLSGDVVDLGDGVTVAFEDLP; this is encoded by the coding sequence ATGCAGACGATCTACCGACCGGGACAGTGGTACCTGATGGTGATCCCCGGAGCCCTCGTCGCACTCCCGCCCGACGTGCCGGGAGACGTGGTGGCGCGACTGTGGGCGCGGATGCCGGAGCAGAAGACCCTCGCCGCGGTGATCGACGTGCTGACCGCCGGCACCGGCGGGTCGTTCGCCGCGCTGCCGCCGTTCGTCGCTGCCGTGGCCGAAGGCACCGACATGCGGATCGCCCTGCGCGGCGGTGTCGCTGCGCGGGTGAGCACCGATACGGAATCCCTCGAGCTGTCGGGTGCGGAGGTGACCACCTGGAGCGAGCGCTTCGTCGGCGGCGCCACGCGCGTGGAGATCACGGTCGAGGGTGTCGCGGGTGACGCCGCTCTCCCCGTGCACAGCGGCATCGTGCGCGCAGCAGCGGTGAGCGCCGAGCTCGAGGCCGGAGACGACAGCCCGCTCGCGGGGAACGCCGGACCGGCGCCCGTGATCGAGCGTGCAGAGTCCGGTGCATCCTCCGGAGCGCTGAACGGCACCCCGGCGCCGCTGCTCGCACTGTTCGGCGCTGGTGCGCTGGCGACGCCATCCGCTGCCGCAGCTGGTTCCGATGACGCTCCTGCAGCGGAAGCCCACGGGTCTGACGCGGCAGCCGACGAGCAGGCATCCGAGAAGGAGCCCGCCGATGCCTCTGCGGTGCCCGAGCCTCAGGTGGACCCCGCTGCAGAGTCGGCTGCTGAACCGGAGTCTGCCTCGGAACCGGAGTCTGCCCCTGAGCCTGAGCCTGAGCCGGAGCCGGAGCCCGAGTCCGCACCGGCATCCGAGCCGCTGGTCGATGGAGTGACGATGGTCCCCACCGACGTCACGATCGCTCCGACGAGCGACGACGACTTCGATCAGCTCTTCGGCGCCACCGTGCACTCTGCCCCGTCCGCGGCTGCCGCACTGCCGGGAACACCGCCGCCGCTGCCGCCGGCCGTGTTCGCCGAGGGTGACCACGACGGGGCGACGATCTCGGCAGCGGAACTCCGGGCGCGCCGACAGCAGGCTCCGGCCGGCAACGATGCGCCGACGGAGGTGCTTCCGGTCAGCCCCGGTCCGACCGGTGTCACCGGCCGGGTGAGGGTCTCGACCGGCCAGGTCGTCACGCTCGATCGCACCGTCATCATCGGTCGTCGGCCTCGTTCGACCCGAGCCAGTGGGGCCAATCTGCCGCATCTGGTCGCGGTGGACAGCCCCCAGCAGGACATCTCGCGCAGTCACCTCGAGATCCGTCCGGAGGCTGACACCGTCGTGGTCGTGGATCTTCACACCACCAACGGGTCGACGCTGATTCGCCCCGGCTCGGACCCGATGCGCCTGCACCCCGGCGAGCAGACGCTCGTCCTCTCCGGAGACGTGGTGGACCTCGGCGACGGGGTGACGGTCGCCTTCGAGGACCTGCCGTGA
- a CDS encoding serine/threonine-protein kinase, translating into MSRRPSPPPELPGFTYLELLGTGGFADVFLYAQEMPRRRVAVKVLLADRISGGAAQEFTDEANVMAMLSTHPAIVTIYQAGVAGDGRPYLVMEYCPRPNLQLRARREPFSVAEALRVGVQVAGAVETAHRAGVLHRDIKPANILVTEYNRPALTDFGIASTTGATGEASGMSIPWSPPESFAEVPQSGPRTDVWALGATLYTLLAGRTPFERAGERNSSADLIERIERAALPSLGRPDSPASLQRVLERAMAKNPDDRFPSAVAFARALQKVQIELSHSVTPIDIVDDHPPAEDLEDDGDGLTRVREIVSIDPDVAAFTRPSATTQPKGPWPLPDVPRFDAPQRADAVDGATQMPGPAASRSPEAEDRTILRPPMVVAPQAPASLAPASPALQTPPASVAEPAAPAPRRDRRGLWITLAAVVTLIVVVGTIVGLNALVAGIETPPETEETAEPQDVVSDFVPKVSDLVGARAGGQVSFTWTNEAAQDGDSFIWTVVNVSGEVDPQRTEEPKAQFAAGSGTVCIDVMLRREDGRVSEPARGCVD; encoded by the coding sequence GTGAGCAGACGGCCCTCTCCGCCGCCGGAGCTGCCCGGCTTCACGTATCTCGAGCTGTTGGGTACCGGCGGCTTCGCCGACGTCTTCCTGTATGCGCAGGAGATGCCGCGGCGTCGCGTAGCGGTCAAGGTGCTGCTCGCCGACCGCATCTCGGGCGGCGCGGCTCAGGAGTTCACCGACGAGGCGAACGTCATGGCGATGCTCTCGACGCATCCGGCGATCGTCACGATCTACCAGGCGGGTGTCGCGGGCGACGGGCGGCCGTACCTCGTGATGGAGTACTGCCCCCGGCCCAACCTGCAGCTGCGTGCTCGGAGGGAGCCTTTCTCGGTCGCGGAGGCACTGCGGGTCGGCGTGCAGGTCGCGGGAGCCGTCGAGACCGCGCATCGCGCCGGCGTGCTGCATCGCGACATCAAGCCGGCCAATATCCTCGTCACCGAGTACAACCGGCCGGCGCTGACCGACTTCGGCATCGCCTCGACGACCGGCGCCACCGGTGAGGCGTCGGGCATGTCGATCCCGTGGTCGCCGCCGGAGTCGTTCGCCGAGGTGCCCCAGAGCGGTCCGCGCACCGACGTCTGGGCGCTGGGCGCCACGCTCTACACCCTGCTCGCCGGACGCACGCCCTTCGAACGGGCGGGGGAGCGCAACTCCAGCGCCGACCTGATCGAGCGCATCGAGCGTGCGGCGCTGCCATCGCTCGGGCGCCCGGACTCACCGGCCAGCCTGCAGCGCGTGCTCGAGCGTGCCATGGCCAAGAACCCTGACGACAGATTCCCCAGTGCCGTCGCGTTCGCCCGAGCCCTGCAGAAGGTGCAGATCGAGCTCTCGCACTCGGTCACCCCGATCGACATCGTCGACGATCATCCCCCCGCCGAAGATCTGGAAGACGACGGGGATGGCCTGACCCGGGTCCGCGAGATCGTCAGCATCGACCCGGATGTCGCCGCGTTCACCCGACCGTCCGCCACGACCCAGCCCAAGGGCCCCTGGCCGTTGCCGGATGTGCCGCGTTTCGACGCGCCACAGCGAGCGGACGCCGTGGACGGGGCGACCCAGATGCCTGGCCCGGCGGCGAGCAGATCGCCGGAAGCGGAAGATCGCACCATCCTCCGCCCGCCGATGGTCGTCGCACCGCAGGCACCGGCATCCCTTGCTCCCGCATCACCTGCTCTGCAGACGCCGCCCGCGTCGGTCGCCGAACCCGCCGCCCCGGCACCGCGGCGCGACCGCCGGGGGCTGTGGATCACGCTGGCCGCCGTCGTGACGCTCATCGTCGTCGTCGGCACGATCGTCGGTCTCAACGCGCTGGTCGCAGGCATCGAGACCCCACCGGAAACCGAAGAGACGGCGGAGCCGCAGGACGTGGTGTCGGACTTCGTCCCGAAGGTCTCGGATCTGGTGGGTGCCCGCGCAGGCGGTCAGGTCTCGTTCACGTGGACGAACGAGGCCGCTCAGGACGGGGATTCCTTCATCTGGACCGTCGTCAATGTCTCGGGCGAAGTGGATCCGCAGCGCACCGAGGAGCCGAAAGCTCAGTTCGCTGCCGGATCGGGCACTGTCTGCATCGATGTGATGCTCCGCCGAGAGGATGGGCGGGTCTCGGAGCCGGCCCGCGGGTGCGTCGACTGA
- a CDS encoding RDD family protein encodes MVWEIDEQTQEIEGLDATGRPDPAYAAALGLLRAPFGRRALAAISDAAIWVVLQLPLWFGAIPLLLKLATGSISTYGFVNHPDFVLAIVMASITTLFTLIFLLVQLVLHGRKGLTIGKGFTGLRSVNVRTLERPGVGAVLLRFLVVMVSGVVPVLGPALILSSPTFDPEGRGRGLHDKASKVWLVDIRNGLNPYDEKRMRVARKVVKTAPTPERSALPSLATPMDPTEQPQYRPGNRVSAGVLGVARPYEPHERPTVGLPQGVPSVGVVQNEAGKPVLGGYRVADGDRVGESRTSGSDASASLRSPAAPLPAPTPAAPAPTPAAPAPAPAAPAPAPTPQPVPVAQPSPEPQAPPTPPQAPALQPASAPQPESAPQPELLRPPAPTPTTRATLRFGLRFDTGESILVSEIVVLGRNPDATGHPGARAIALTDDSRSLSKTHMVVRPVDGGIEIVDCHSTNGSGLVRDGAEYAVAPGAPTLATEGDMIRLGDRVAAVVRL; translated from the coding sequence ATGGTGTGGGAGATCGACGAGCAGACCCAGGAGATCGAGGGGCTCGACGCAACGGGCCGCCCGGATCCGGCCTACGCGGCCGCCTTGGGGCTGCTGCGTGCTCCATTCGGTCGCCGCGCGCTCGCCGCGATCTCGGACGCAGCGATCTGGGTCGTACTGCAGTTGCCCCTCTGGTTCGGAGCCATCCCGCTGCTGTTGAAACTGGCGACCGGATCGATCTCGACGTACGGGTTCGTCAACCATCCCGACTTCGTGCTCGCCATCGTCATGGCCAGCATCACGACGCTGTTCACCCTGATCTTCCTCCTCGTGCAGCTGGTCCTCCACGGACGAAAGGGCTTGACGATCGGAAAAGGCTTCACCGGCCTGCGCAGCGTCAACGTGCGCACGTTGGAGCGCCCAGGAGTCGGGGCCGTGCTGCTGAGGTTCCTCGTCGTGATGGTCTCCGGCGTCGTACCCGTGCTCGGACCTGCACTCATCCTCAGCTCACCGACCTTCGACCCGGAAGGCCGCGGGCGCGGGCTCCACGACAAGGCCTCGAAGGTCTGGCTGGTCGACATCCGCAACGGGCTGAACCCCTATGACGAGAAACGGATGCGCGTCGCCCGCAAGGTCGTCAAGACGGCACCCACGCCCGAGCGCTCCGCACTGCCCTCTCTCGCCACTCCCATGGACCCGACGGAGCAGCCGCAGTACCGCCCGGGCAACCGCGTCAGCGCCGGTGTCCTCGGTGTGGCCCGGCCGTATGAGCCGCACGAGCGCCCGACCGTCGGTCTCCCGCAGGGTGTCCCGTCGGTCGGCGTCGTTCAGAACGAAGCGGGAAAGCCCGTGCTCGGCGGATACCGGGTTGCCGACGGCGATCGCGTCGGCGAATCCCGGACTTCCGGTTCGGATGCTTCGGCATCGCTGCGTTCGCCCGCCGCACCCCTGCCGGCTCCCACGCCCGCCGCACCGGCTCCCACGCCCGCCGCACCGGCTCCCGCGCCCGCCGCACCGGCTCCCGCGCCGACTCCGCAGCCTGTGCCCGTCGCGCAGCCGTCACCCGAGCCCCAGGCGCCACCCACGCCGCCGCAGGCTCCCGCGCTCCAGCCCGCTTCCGCGCCTCAGCCCGAGTCCGCACCTCAGCCCGAGCTCCTGCGACCACCGGCGCCGACGCCGACGACGCGGGCCACGCTGCGGTTCGGTCTGCGCTTCGACACGGGCGAGAGCATCCTGGTCTCCGAGATCGTCGTGCTGGGGCGCAACCCCGACGCGACGGGGCATCCCGGTGCGCGAGCGATCGCCCTGACCGACGACAGCCGTTCGCTGTCCAAGACCCATATGGTGGTGCGCCCGGTCGATGGTGGGATCGAGATCGTCGACTGCCACTCCACGAACGGGTCGGGGCTCGTCCGCGACGGTGCGGAATATGCTGTCGCTCCGGGCGCGCCGACACTCGCGACCGAGGGCGACATGATCCGGCTCGGCGACCGTGTCGCGGCCGTGGTCCGGCTGTGA